The genome window GTTTTCCGCATTCCACACCGGCAACGCTGCATGATCGGCCGGCATATTTTTCGGATGGGTAGTGGAAACACCAACTGTCGGTGCAAAAGCAGTCATCGCTGCATGCCCCCGTCATCCGGACGAACGCGCACTCCAAATGGCATCTCCCATCCTCCCCATATCTTCTCTTGTGAATATCTTTTTCACATATGGGTATGAATGACAAGGCTGTTGAATGGCAAAAATAGAAACCCCGGATCAAGGCGCTGATCCGGGGCACAAATCCGCAGGGTTGCCTCATTGCTGGTGCTCAGCGCCGGATAATTCCCTTGCCGAGCAGTCGCTCGCGATCATGCGGCCCTTCGAGATCAAGCACAGGTCCGAGCGGCACGATACCGGTCGGATTGACGTGGGCGATGGAATAATACCCGGCCTTGATGTGATCGATCTTCACCGTAGAGCGCACATCCTGCCACTGGTAAAGCTCGCGCAAATAATTGGAAAGATTGTGATAATCGCAGAGGCGGCGGATATTGCACTTGAAGGCGCCATGATAGGCGGCGTCGAAACGCACCAGGGTCACGAACAAGCGCCAGTCCGCCTCCGTCAGATGGTGGCCAGCAATGTAGCGATGGTCCGTCAGGTGCGCTTCTACCCTGTCGAACGCCTTGAACACATTGGCCGCCGCCTCGTCATAAGCACCTTGAGACTTGGCGAAACCGGCACGGTAGACGCCGTTGTTGATGTTTTCATAGATCAGATCGTTCCATTTATCGATCTCGGGGCGCAGTTCTTCCGGGTAGAAGTCCCAGTTGTCGCCCGTCACGCCATCAAAGGCCGTGTTTAAGATGCGGATGATATCGGCCGATTCATTATTGACGATCCTCCCCTCCTTGCGATCCCACAGCACCGGGACGGAAACCTTGCCCGTATAGTTTGGTTCGCTCGCCGTATAGAGCTGATAGAGGTAGCGGATCGGTGGCGCCTTGGGACCAGCGTCCTGCGATTCCG of Phyllobacterium zundukense contains these proteins:
- a CDS encoding glutathione S-transferase family protein; translation: MPALVNGQWVKGDVAASEMKGGAFHREATHFHNWITPDGQPDASGRPAFPAERDRYQLFVSYLCPWASRTLIFRNLKGLREIIRISVAEPAIGENGWTFAESQDAGPKAPPIRYLYQLYTASEPNYTGKVSVPVLWDRKEGRIVNNESADIIRILNTAFDGVTGDNWDFYPEELRPEIDKWNDLIYENINNGVYRAGFAKSQGAYDEAAANVFKAFDRVEAHLTDHRYIAGHHLTEADWRLFVTLVRFDAAYHGAFKCNIRRLCDYHNLSNYLRELYQWQDVRSTVKIDHIKAGYYSIAHVNPTGIVPLGPVLDLEGPHDRERLLGKGIIRR